CTCGAGCACGGACGCCCCGGCGAGGTCGTCGAACTGCTCGAGTGAGCGCTCGTCGACAGCCGTCGCGCGAGCGAGTACCGTGCGAGCGACCGAGTCGTTCGACCGACAGACAGGAGTATCACGATGGCCGAGGTCCTGCTCTTCCATCACGCACTGGGTCCCACCGAGGGCCTGCGTGCCTTCGCCGACGACCTCCGTCGCGCGGGCCACACCGTGCACACGCCAGACCTCTTCGACGCACGCACCTTCGACTCGATCGAGGCGGGCGTCGGCTACGCCAAGGAGGTCGGCTGGGAGGAGATCATGGCCCGCGGCGAGCGCGCCGCCCAGTCGCTGACGAACGAGCTCGTCTACGGCGGCTTCTCACTCGGCGTCGTGCCGGCGCAGCAGCTCGCCCAGACGCGCGCCGGCGCGAAGGGCGCCCTGTTCTTCTACTCCTGCCTGCCGCCGTCGGAGTTCGGCGGCTGGCCGGCCGGCCTGCCCGCGCAGATCCACGGGGCCGACGCCGACCCGATCTTCATGGACGAGGGCGACGTCGACGCGGCGCGGGAGCTCGTGGCCTCCGCCGACGACGCCGAGCTCTACCTCTACCCGGGCGACCAGCACTACTTCGCCGACTCCAGCCTGCCGAGCTACGACGCGGCGGCCGCGCAGCTCCTCACGCAGCGGGTGCTCGAGTTCCTCGCGCGAGTCGGCTGAGGCTCAGCCGAGGCCGGCGCGCTCCTCCGAGGCATCCGTCTCGTCGCCCGCGACCGGCTGTCGCGACAGGCCGACCGAGCCGGCGCCCGGCGTGCGCTCGGACAGCGCCGCCGACACCGCGACCGACTCGTCGACGTCGGGGTACTGCGGACGCAGCTGCACCGCGTGCTGGCGACGCTGCTCGCGCTTCGCCTTGCGCGAGGACGCGACGAGGTTCAGCGCCTCGACGAGGATCGCGAACGCCATCGGCGCGTAGATGAGCGCCTTGTCGATCTTGATGCCGAAGCCCTCGGCGATGAGGAACACCCCGATGAGCAGGAGGAACGACAGCGCGAGCATCTTCACCGTGGGGTGCCGGTTCACGAACGTGAAGATGAAGCGCGACGCGAACAGCATGATGCCGAACGACAGCACGACGACGGTGATGATGACGAGGAGGTTCTCGGTCATGCCGACCGCGGTGATGACCGAGTCGAGCGAGAAGACGATGTCGAGCAGCAGGATCTGGATGAGGACCGAGCTGAAGGTGATGCGCTTCGGCGCGGCGCCGCCATGCTCCTCCTCGGCGCCCTCGAGCTTGTGGTGGATCTCGGTGACCGCCTTGTAGACGAGGAAGAGGCCACCCGCGATGAGGATGAAGTCCTTGATCGAGAAGCCCATCCCGAACCAGACGACGACGTCCTCCTTCAGGGTGATGATCCAGCCCGCGAAGAACACGAGCACCACCCGGATGACCATCGCCAGGGTCAGGCCGAGGTTGCGGGCCCGGGCCTGCTGCTCCTTCGGCAGCTTCGACGCGAGGATCGAGATGAAGATGACGTTGTCGACGCCGAGCACGATCTCGAGCACGAACAGCGTGACGAAGACGGCGATGAGATCGGGCGTGAAGGCGAGTGAGAAGTCCACCCGCTCATGCTAGGTGCACGTCACTTCTCGAGCGACGCGATCCACTTCCTCATCGCACCGACCGAGATGCCGTGCTTCATGTGCCCCTTGCCGAGGCCTGCGGCGGCGATGATCTGCTCGGCGGAGCATCCGCCCGTCTCGTCGAGGGTGTACCGGACCGCGCCGGTCGCGTCGACGAAGCCGGCCTCGCTGGTCGACCAGGAGTGGTTGGGCTTCAGCTCGCCCCGGTTGTGGTCGCGCTTCGGCTTGGCCGGGTGATCGTCGGGCTCGGCCTCGGCGTTGGGCTTGGCGTTGGGCTTGGCCTTGGCCTTAGCGGAGTCGCCCTCGAGCTTGAGGTCGGCCGGACCCGCGGTGAACGTGGTGCCGGCGCACACGTCGGATGCGTCGGACACGCCGTCGCCGTCGGCGTCGGCGTCGGCGTCGCCCTGGCCCGACGCGCCCGCCACGACGACGCGGAACGCGAGACCGTC
This DNA window, taken from Agromyces sp. 3263, encodes the following:
- a CDS encoding dienelactone hydrolase family protein; the protein is MAEVLLFHHALGPTEGLRAFADDLRRAGHTVHTPDLFDARTFDSIEAGVGYAKEVGWEEIMARGERAAQSLTNELVYGGFSLGVVPAQQLAQTRAGAKGALFFYSCLPPSEFGGWPAGLPAQIHGADADPIFMDEGDVDAARELVASADDAELYLYPGDQHYFADSSLPSYDAAAAQLLTQRVLEFLARVG
- a CDS encoding TerC family protein, which encodes MDFSLAFTPDLIAVFVTLFVLEIVLGVDNVIFISILASKLPKEQQARARNLGLTLAMVIRVVLVFFAGWIITLKEDVVVWFGMGFSIKDFILIAGGLFLVYKAVTEIHHKLEGAEEEHGGAAPKRITFSSVLIQILLLDIVFSLDSVITAVGMTENLLVIITVVVLSFGIMLFASRFIFTFVNRHPTVKMLALSFLLLIGVFLIAEGFGIKIDKALIYAPMAFAILVEALNLVASSRKAKREQRRQHAVQLRPQYPDVDESVAVSAALSERTPGAGSVGLSRQPVAGDETDASEERAGLG